A stretch of DNA from Cerasicoccus sp. TK19100:
CGCCAGAGTCCATACGCCACGATTACCGGCTAACACAAATACCGCCAGATGCAGACCGCAACGACACGTCTCGCGAATCCGGATCGGACCTGATATTGAGAAGACATCGATTCAGCGGTTTCTTCGGCACAGCGATTCCCAGCAAGAATGATGAGTTTGAACAAGCCAGCCTGGCACCCTCCAATGACGAGTATGATCAAGGAAGAGTGACACCCTTAATCCCGGGCTCGTGGTTTTTCATGCGGATCAGCGGACATCGACCAGAAACCATAGCCTATTTAAAAGTTCGCGTATTGGCTTATGGACTGGAGCCACCCAATGACATACCCGTTGAAGAAACTATCAGCTTAAGATGGGAACGGGCACTCGACACCGCCGAGCGCCTCGGCATCGACCTGCCGCAGTAGCGGTCGCCGACAAACCAAGCGCGGCACCCGAATGGCCGAAAGTCAAAGAGAAAAACGAGTTAGGCTTGAATATTGCAAAGCTTCGATCAAAGCTTTGCATCATGAAACGTTCCCCACTCCCCTTGTTGGGCCTATTGCTGGCCCTATCGACTAACACGTTTGCCGCGAATTATTACATCGACTACACCGGCGGCTCCGACACGGCAGACGGCACATCTCCGCAGTCTGCCTGGAAGCACAGCCCCGGCGATAAGAACGCCACCGGCAACCCCAAGGCCGCCGAGCTAAAGCCTGGCGACATCGTTACCTTCAAAGGTGGCGTGCAATACCAGGGCGAAATTTACTTCCGCGACCTAAAAGGTGCCGAGGGGCAGCCCATCGTGTTCGACGGCAACTCCGCGGGCAACTACGGCGAGGGCCCGGCCATCCTCGACGGTGCCACCATGATTACCGGCTGGAAGAAGGTCACGTCCGCGGATCAGGTCGACGGCAACCCGAAGTGGCGGGATATCATGTTTGCCGATGTGGACATGGACCTGACCAGCAACTTCACGCAGGACAAATTCATCCTGCACCGCGACGGAAACCCCGCTCGCCAGGCCCCCTGGCAGCGCCTCTTCCTGATCGATGGCGAAAAGCGCGTGCTGCCTATCGCCCAAATGCCGAAGCCCAGCGACGAGTTTTTCCCCGATATGCCACACGATTTCTACTCGTCGCCCATCGCACTCAGCGACAGTTATCCGCATAAGATTTACTACCCCGAGGGTTCCAAGGGCAACCGCAGCCTCCCCATCATCGGCATTACCAATAACGGGGCCGCGCCGGTTATCGAGCCATTCAACGGCGGCGAGGTCGCACTGGATTTGGCTCAGCCGGAAACCATTGCCGAGATCGGCGTAAAGCTCCACCGCCCGAAGTCCAATGAACCACCCGAATCGGTCGCCTTCTATGCCGACGGTAAGGAAGTTTATGTGGCCAAGATCGATCCGGAAAAGTCCGACATGCAGCGCTTCAAGCTGGATAAAAACATCACCGCCAACCAGATCACTTTCCAACTGCGCGCCCCCGGCACAGACAAAAAGTGGACCAAGCTAGAGCAACTCGCGGCCTACTCTCCCCAGGGCGTCAATATAGTCGAGCACGACGTGACCTCCGTCATTGAGGACCCCGAGCGCCTCACGCAGAAGGATGCCGATTGGTATAACGGGATGTTCGTCGGTGTGCATGGCGGCAATAACCACGTTTACTTCGCACCCGCGCGGCGTTTCGATCCGGACTCGCACCGCCTCTACGTGCCTCACTTTACCTCGACGACCTACAAGACCACGCAATACGCCTTCTTCAATTCGCCCAAGTTTATCAGCCTGCCGGGTGAGTGGGCCCTGGAGCCGGCCGATGGCGGCAAGACCCGTATTTTCCTGCTGCCAGAAACCCTCGAAAATGGCCAGCCGATCAATATCGGCTACCCCGTTCTGACCACTGCTTTGTCCATTAACAGCGCCTCCGAGCACATCGAAGTGCGCGGCTTTCTCATGCAGCGCTATGCCGGCGGCAAGGGCGGTGTGGCCGTTAATGGCAGCGGCGACGCACGCCCAAGCCACATCCGCATCGCCGACTGCGAGGTGCGCTTCATGAGCGGCCAGTCCGGCATCAGCCTCAACCACAGTGACAACGTGACGGTTGAAAACTGCTACGTGCACCACTGCCCGGGCTGGACGGTTGGCATTTATGTGAACCGCATTACGGGCTATAAGCTGCTCAACACCCGCGTAGACTACAACTCCGGCTCCGGCATCCGCCACTACGAAGCCAAGCAAGGCGTGCTCAAGAACAACGTGGTGCTCAACCACTACGGCATGCACTCCTCCGGCCTCAACTTCTACGAGGGCTGCCGGGACATTCTCTTCGAAGGCAACTACGTGCAGAACGTAATCCCGATCAACCGCAGCGCCGAACGCATCACCTTCCGCAATAACGTGGTCGACAGCCAGCATCGCAACGCCATTAGCGTCGCCATGTGGCAATCAGGCAAAGTTGGCGGAACACACATCAAGGACATCACTTTCGAAAACAATACGTTCATCAACTCTGACACCGAAGCCAACTGGTATACCGCTATCTTCGTTCAGAGTGGCGCTAGTCGGCCAGAGGGTCTCGTGGCCCGCAACAACGTGCTTTCGCGCCTTCGTGCACCATTTCCTGGCGTTGTGGAGGGCAACGTCTACCTGCACGAGACCGACACCAACGTCGCGGGCACGG
This window harbors:
- a CDS encoding right-handed parallel beta-helix repeat-containing protein yields the protein MKRSPLPLLGLLLALSTNTFAANYYIDYTGGSDTADGTSPQSAWKHSPGDKNATGNPKAAELKPGDIVTFKGGVQYQGEIYFRDLKGAEGQPIVFDGNSAGNYGEGPAILDGATMITGWKKVTSADQVDGNPKWRDIMFADVDMDLTSNFTQDKFILHRDGNPARQAPWQRLFLIDGEKRVLPIAQMPKPSDEFFPDMPHDFYSSPIALSDSYPHKIYYPEGSKGNRSLPIIGITNNGAAPVIEPFNGGEVALDLAQPETIAEIGVKLHRPKSNEPPESVAFYADGKEVYVAKIDPEKSDMQRFKLDKNITANQITFQLRAPGTDKKWTKLEQLAAYSPQGVNIVEHDVTSVIEDPERLTQKDADWYNGMFVGVHGGNNHVYFAPARRFDPDSHRLYVPHFTSTTYKTTQYAFFNSPKFISLPGEWALEPADGGKTRIFLLPETLENGQPINIGYPVLTTALSINSASEHIEVRGFLMQRYAGGKGGVAVNGSGDARPSHIRIADCEVRFMSGQSGISLNHSDNVTVENCYVHHCPGWTVGIYVNRITGYKLLNTRVDYNSGSGIRHYEAKQGVLKNNVVLNHYGMHSSGLNFYEGCRDILFEGNYVQNVIPINRSAERITFRNNVVDSQHRNAISVAMWQSGKVGGTHIKDITFENNTFINSDTEANWYTAIFVQSGASRPEGLVARNNVLSRLRAPFPGVVEGNVYLHETDTNVAGTDSMVVSDPAELFIDPANGDYRRKPGGPMMNAGANVPAPPAKWSRK